A window of the Oscillospiraceae bacterium NTUH-002-81 genome harbors these coding sequences:
- a CDS encoding helix-turn-helix transcriptional regulator — protein sequence MFVNKEAVGKRILQIRKKYGYSMQKFGEIIDNAPKGSVNSWEKGVNLPNEKRLKQIATLGNMTLNELLYGSFKEYVDMLITEKLGIELPEEFTRTFYSLLEQNGFTYGDDIEIVRLVNGFLTYHNLTTKETAIFYQPTAYSGDYFDGIIQKADSSVLVCRAYADKANNTLHIIPAFENGQTEEVADFFHALKSITAPHNNNYFTSGFLTLGLALRDSKVIIYGIDEKQGTAQVIPYEYDCESDAYIQNEHLSYTRQDSFFREATKEAVYWKMQSDRSNP from the coding sequence ATGTTTGTGAATAAAGAAGCAGTAGGAAAACGAATTTTACAGATACGCAAGAAATACGGTTACAGTATGCAGAAGTTTGGGGAAATCATAGATAATGCCCCGAAAGGCTCTGTAAACAGTTGGGAAAAGGGTGTGAATCTTCCCAATGAGAAACGCTTGAAGCAGATTGCCACGTTGGGCAATATGACGCTGAATGAACTTCTGTATGGTTCATTTAAAGAATATGTAGATATGCTTATCACAGAAAAACTGGGGATTGAACTGCCGGAAGAATTTACCAGAACTTTCTATTCTCTTTTAGAGCAGAACGGATTTACCTACGGGGATGATATCGAGATTGTCCGGCTTGTAAACGGCTTTCTGACTTATCATAACCTTACAACAAAAGAAACCGCCATTTTCTATCAGCCAACTGCATACTCCGGCGATTATTTTGACGGTATCATACAAAAAGCGGATTCTTCCGTTCTGGTCTGCCGGGCATATGCAGATAAGGCAAACAACACCTTACATATCATTCCGGCTTTTGAGAATGGACAGACTGAGGAAGTAGCAGACTTCTTTCATGCACTGAAAAGCATAACCGCTCCACACAACAACAATTATTTCACTTCCGGCTTTCTGACACTCGGACTGGCATTGAGAGATTCCAAAGTAATTATCTATGGAATTGATGAAAAACAGGGAACAGCACAGGTAATCCCTTACGAATATGATTGCGAATCAGACGCTTATATCCAGAATGAACATCTGTCATATACCAGACAGGATAGCTTTTTCCGAGAAGCCACGAAAGAAGCGGTCTATTGGAAAATGCAATCCGACAGAAGTAACCCATAA
- a CDS encoding HD domain-containing protein → MSITKDNFRISRKNTTLLYLIMAAILLGFLMTQFLVPSERGITDDETHITYPGIFYWEKEDGSREKIAVPGRYDVAAKETMVISTVLPADFDKTALAIRGSLQDVTFYVGDELREVYDTSDTRLFGKNSASRYVFCPTSAADAGKEVRILLRTNTSQYAGVVNAVYWGDKVDIWQYLFRCHASETIIAAFILFAGVVTILFSIALGVAYKTKFDMEYLGWCMIMGAIWMLGESKLRQLFLPNASAIASLCFVMILFCPVPILFYVDTILCGRYHRLYQIIGYIATGNLFVCSFLHIFGILDYIQTLPLGHLMLVATLAVVLITTIRTLRHSTDKADRLVLAGLIVIFITVVIETIATYYMVTISGIFLGIGLLILLFINILRTIARIRNLELERRQKEMHRRREQMEKLSLQVLRTLSTTIETKDEYTRGHSHRVGEYAALIARELGWSQEEIINLKNTADLHDIGKIGVPDTILNKPTKLTEDEYIIIKDHTVIGAEILKNITLIPHAAEVARSHHERYDGTGYPDGLKGEDIPLYARVIAVADSYDAMSSRRIYRSALSRQEICEEIRSNQGKQFDPVIAEVFLRLLTEDRLQVQEADSTTPENADQPNMEFEIGKFVSDIMQTMKAQEDSENFDFLTGLPMRNAGEKLAARLMEEHDGCLIFMDMDNLKQINDIYGHKAGDRALKVFGSILASQKADAAACRLGGDEFLLFVPDISRDASAQLVKNIFAQFQAAKESDLEIRGAAMSAGLCDPPGPGLRRLLCESRQGALLREAKRQRKLFLLSANGAGKPGPGRHQQGSGDCGKGAAGKWHLQRRPGSGLPGFCQAVRLHEPAQPALCVPLLSGDGHHEHHAGCGHVYRKH, encoded by the coding sequence ATGTCCATCACCAAAGACAATTTTCGCATCAGCAGAAAAAATACCACCCTTTTATATCTCATCATGGCCGCCATTTTGCTCGGTTTTCTCATGACACAGTTCCTTGTGCCCAGCGAACGGGGCATCACCGATGACGAGACACACATCACCTATCCGGGGATTTTTTACTGGGAAAAGGAGGACGGCAGCCGGGAGAAGATCGCCGTGCCAGGCCGCTACGACGTGGCAGCCAAAGAGACCATGGTCATCAGCACTGTTTTACCCGCCGATTTTGACAAAACCGCTCTCGCCATCCGCGGCTCCCTGCAGGATGTGACCTTCTACGTGGGCGACGAGCTTCGGGAAGTCTATGACACCTCCGACACCCGTCTGTTCGGCAAGAATTCCGCCAGCCGCTATGTGTTCTGCCCGACCTCTGCCGCCGACGCCGGAAAGGAAGTCCGTATTCTGCTGCGCACCAATACCTCGCAGTATGCCGGGGTGGTAAATGCGGTCTACTGGGGAGACAAGGTGGATATCTGGCAGTACCTTTTCCGGTGCCACGCCTCTGAGACGATCATCGCCGCCTTCATTCTGTTTGCAGGCGTGGTGACGATCCTGTTCAGCATTGCCCTGGGCGTTGCATACAAGACCAAATTCGACATGGAATATCTGGGCTGGTGTATGATCATGGGCGCCATCTGGATGCTGGGGGAATCCAAGCTGCGGCAGCTGTTTCTGCCCAACGCTTCCGCCATAGCATCCTTATGCTTTGTCATGATCCTGTTCTGCCCGGTGCCCATCCTTTTTTATGTGGATACGATCCTGTGCGGCAGATATCACCGACTTTATCAGATCATTGGCTATATTGCCACCGGCAATCTTTTTGTCTGTTCTTTTTTACATATATTCGGCATTCTGGATTACATCCAGACGCTTCCTCTGGGACATTTGATGCTGGTCGCCACCCTGGCAGTCGTTCTCATCACCACCATCCGGACGCTGCGGCACAGCACCGATAAAGCAGATCGGCTTGTGCTGGCCGGACTGATCGTCATTTTTATCACGGTAGTCATCGAAACGATCGCTACCTATTATATGGTGACCATTTCCGGCATTTTCCTCGGCATCGGTCTGCTGATCCTGCTGTTTATCAATATCCTGCGCACCATCGCCCGGATCCGGAATCTGGAGCTGGAGCGCCGGCAGAAAGAAATGCACCGCCGCCGGGAACAGATGGAAAAATTATCCCTCCAGGTTCTGCGTACCCTGTCCACCACCATTGAGACGAAGGACGAATACACCCGCGGCCATTCCCACCGGGTGGGCGAATATGCTGCCCTCATCGCCCGGGAGCTGGGCTGGAGCCAGGAGGAGATCATCAACCTGAAAAATACCGCCGACCTGCACGACATCGGCAAAATCGGCGTGCCCGATACGATTTTGAACAAACCGACCAAATTAACGGAGGACGAATATATCATCATCAAGGATCACACTGTCATCGGCGCGGAAATCCTGAAAAACATCACCCTCATTCCCCATGCGGCGGAGGTGGCCAGAAGCCATCACGAGCGCTACGACGGCACTGGCTATCCTGACGGCCTGAAGGGAGAGGATATTCCCCTCTATGCCCGGGTGATCGCCGTAGCTGACAGCTACGATGCCATGAGCTCCCGCCGGATTTACCGCAGCGCTCTCTCCCGCCAGGAAATCTGCGAGGAGATCCGCAGCAATCAGGGCAAACAGTTTGACCCCGTCATCGCAGAGGTGTTCCTGCGGCTTCTCACCGAAGACCGGCTGCAGGTGCAGGAGGCAGACAGCACCACCCCGGAAAATGCCGATCAGCCCAATATGGAATTTGAGATTGGAAAATTTGTCTCCGATATTATGCAAACGATGAAAGCCCAGGAAGACAGTGAGAATTTTGACTTTCTCACCGGCCTCCCCATGCGCAACGCCGGGGAAAAGCTGGCGGCTCGGCTCATGGAGGAGCACGACGGCTGCCTGATCTTCATGGATATGGATAATCTGAAACAGATCAATGACATTTACGGCCACAAAGCCGGTGACCGTGCGTTAAAAGTATTCGGCAGCATTCTGGCTTCGCAGAAAGCAGATGCCGCAGCCTGCCGTCTGGGCGGCGATGAGTTCCTGCTCTTCGTTCCCGATATTTCCAGAGACGCCAGCGCCCAGCTGGTAAAAAATATTTTTGCCCAGTTCCAGGCTGCCAAGGAGTCCGATCTGGAGATCCGCGGCGCTGCCATGTCCGCCGGCCTGTGCGACCCACCGGGGCCAGGCCTTCGCCGACTGCTATGTGAAAGCCGACAAGGCGCTCTATTACGTGAAGCAAAACGGCAAAGAAAACTTTTTCTTCTATCAGCAAATGGAGCAGGAAAACCTGGCCCAGGGCGGCACCAGCAAGGATCTGGCGACTGTGGCAAAGGCGCTGCAGGAAAGTGGCACCTACAGCGGCGCCCTGGATCTGGATTACCGGGATTTTGCCAAGCTGTACGCCTACATGAACCAGCTCAGCCAGCGCTATGCGTACCACTGCTATCTGGTGATGGTCACCATGAGCACCACGCCGGATGCGGTCATGTATATCGAAAACATTGA